CGAAGAACTCCGTGCCTGCTGCTGGTGCAAATTGCAACGTGGCTTGGCTCGAATCCGCAGCACCATTTATGCTGTTTTGGAAATAGCGCAACGCATGGGGCGAGGCTAAATCTGTTAGCCACCACTCAAAGGGAGACTGAGCATAAAGGTCGGTTGCCAGTGCTGCTACTTGCTCTGGAGTCAGATAAATCAGTAATCCTTCGGTTAGTACTAGTGCCTGTTTTGCGACCAGACCAACCGCTCGGAAGAATCTCTGCCGACTGACTGCGTCCGTCACATCCAAAGCAATGGACTCGAGTAAACATCTCGGTTGTATTGCAGCCAATTTTTTGACTTTGTAATTGAGGATAGCTGGCTCATCACAGTCGCTCCAAGACAGAGTAGCGGACAAAGGCAGCCGATAAGGTCTGGTATCGAGTCCTGCACCCAGGTTCAGTAAGGTATCGACCTTTCCGGCTGCGATTATTTGTAGAATCAACTCATCCATGACAGCAGTACGGACAGCACAGCCCGATGCTCCTGTTGTTCCTCCGGGCATTGCCTGGACTAGGGTTTGACCTCGCTCCCCAGCTAAAATTTGGGCGTAGGGATCTTGGAAGAGGGCATCTGGGCGATCGCTTTCCAGAGCACGATAGGCAGCAGTCAACAAGGCCGTATCGGACAGAGATGCAACAGGTAAAGAAGTCAGAGTCATCGTGTTGTGAAAGTAATGGCAGTTCTGGGGCAGTTTGAGGAATGCTCGATGGTTGCTAGCAAAACAACCACCGAGCAAGGGAGCGCGATCGGATGAGGGTTGACTAGTAATCCAGGCTAATCTGCTTCAACGCTAGATTAGAGTTGGGAAATTAGAAGTCTCTTAAGTAATCACCAATAAAAGCCTTACCAATTTCCATACCTTGTTCTACCAACATACCCCACGCTTTAGCTTCAGAAGTAGTTTCTCCTGCTGCTGCTGAGATTGCTGAAATTTTCCGTCCAATGTTAGAAAAAGCAGTGGTTTCAATAAAACGATGTTGATATGGCTTATTAGATTTGTCATGGTAAACCAAAAAGCGCAATGTTTTTTCGTTGTTCTGCCCATATTGAAAGCCATCATCAACTTGAATTTTATATCCACCCTTAACGAGGGGATTTTTGGATTCATTAGGCTCGCATTTTTCAAAGAATGCATCTGCTTCACTCGCTGACACAAATAAGCTCCCACTTGCTTTTTTGCCGTTAACTGAGTAGAGCAGAGGGATATATGGCTGTTCCCGATTTCCTAAATCTTGTTGCCATTTAATATTCACGTTTTCTGGCTCTTGGGGAGGATTGAATTTAATCCAATCACCTTTTTCAACAAGTTCTGCCATCAATTTGTCCTCAAATATAAGTATTTCAGAAGAGAGATAATGTTAATTAATCATTGTCTCTCTTCTATATCTAAGACGAATTTACTATTCTATTTTTTATTTTTTAGATTTATAGATTTTTCTATTAAAAGAAAAAAAAGGGCGATCGCCCCTATTGCCCCCTATACTATTGGTGAAGAGAAAAGGAATTTTCTTAGTCTTATAGAGCTTGCAAATAAAAATGGTACTGACTGCCATCATGTAAGAGTTCCATGTTGGCAAAATCGCTATTGGGTGGAGTATCTTCCAAAGTTAATTCCTTATACGAGCCACCATAGCCATACTCGTATTTGCTACCATTCCAGGCCCCTTGATAGAATGCGCTATTACTTCCCAGCTTAAATGCATAGATTCGATAAGTGTCGCCATCATTTAACATGGACCATCGAGACCAGTCAGTATCATGGGGAAATCCCGATACTGGATGGGCGGCAGCATAAGCATAGGCCTTTCCATCCCAAATAAACTCATACAGTTTAGTCGGGTTGCCCAGTTGTCGGAAGTAGAGGCGGTAATTGTTTTCTCCATACAGCATTGAGAAGCTATTGGTATCTGCATCTTCCGGAATGTTGGTTATGGTTAACTCGGGTTCTGAATCATGACCGTATTCATATTCGCGACCAGTCCATCCAAATTGATAGAGTTTATCCTGGCTACTCCCTTGGAAACAGTACAGTCGATAGGTGTCTCCATCATGGAGCATTGCCCAACGTCGCAAATTAGCATCCTCAGGTACTTTGGTAATGGATAAGTTTGCACTATCATCCTGTAAAAACTTATAGGAAGTAGTGCCAGAAACATAGACAGCTTGGTTAATAGAAGTCATGAATACTTTCCTTGCTTCTTTGTGATTGTGTTCTGTCTAACTAACGTTTTCCAGAGGTTGATTCTGAATTTCATGATTTATCACAAGACCAATTGAGGTAAGTTTAAAATCACAAAAAGAGCGATCGCACTCTCTTTTTTTTCGTGAGATGTGCGATCGCCTGCTGTTTTTAGCATGAGATAGGCAATTATCCTTAAAGCCCAATTAAGTTTATAACTTTAAGTTACCTACCTGTTGTAGAATACATATCTTCGTGCATATTTAAAGTCTGGATCTATTGGGTTATCCTTTACAAGGTCTGCTAAAGGAGTTCCGGTATATTTCTTTAACCATGAAAATATTTTACCCAATTTATAAGAGCTTAATTCAGTTCGTTCAACTAATTTTTTTAACTTTGGGTCATTCGGATTTTCTTTCAATGTTTTTAACATCGAGTTTTCTGTATCCCTCAAGGTTTTATAGTATCCTTCGCGCTCGATACGCGTAACATCTGTCTTGAGGATTTGTTTCATTAGCCCTCGCGGCGTACACTCTCTATAGATTTCTGTAATTTCGTCTGCAGCACATACCATTGATGAGTGGCGAAATCCAGCTATATATAGCTCGGCAGAACCCTTATTTTGTAAGATAGAGTCTTTATTGGTTTCAATCCACTGCTCCCATCGGGAGTCTAAGCGAAACTGTTCTCTAACATCAAAACGGGCTGTGTAAACTGTTACTGTAAATACAGATTTACCTCCAAAAAGTTTGTCCTGAATTTGCTGAATAACCCGATCTACACTCCAATTTGCAGGTAGACCCATCATGTCATTGGTATCGTCCTTTTCTTCTTGTCTGCCTTGTACGGGATCGACAGCTATGATATGAATGTTTGATACACAAGCCCATAATTGAGTATAATTGTCGGACTCTGCTGCTGCTAATAACGTAGTTAAAAAACCAATTATTCCAACAGCAGCGCCTCGGCTGTGTCCGCCAATTGTCAGTTCAACTTTGTCTTGGTCTTTCATTATTTCCAAGACCTTGAATATAGTGAGAGAACCTATCAGATGCTCCTCTTCTTGATAGCCTTTTATCATAGCAGTCGTACTGAGTCTGGTTTTCCTCCAGGGATTTATGCTTTCAAAAAAACCGCTCTCATCGTTTAGTTCTAGTACATCATTTTTCATTTCATCGGTGCCAACTCCAGATATAAAAAATGATGTACTATAGCCATCAATAGTATCTCCAAATTCTTTTTTTTGCTCGCTTTCTTTTGTTCCTGTACCACAGAACCATACCAAGATCCTTTCCATTTTAACTTTTACCTCTACGATTAAAATTGTTGGTAATAGTAGAGAAGGGAAAATAATTGATTGCTTTCGCTTCTCTGCTATTAAAACGATTCTCAGGTTAGATCTTTGAATTTTTGCATTTAGGGATTGGATTACTCTATTGACTAGTGAAGTTCGTCCTGTCGCTGCAGCACTCGAACATCATAAGGAGCAAGTTCGATGAGTTGGTTTAACTGCGAGCGTGCTTCCCCGACATTACCCAAAGCTATCAGGGCATCGTAACGCTCGATCGCCGCCACAATATCGTCAGGATAGCGTGCCAAAATGCGCTCATAGGCTTGCAGAGCCACCTCAGCAAGGTTTCTCTCCATCTGCACTCGCCCCAGTGCCAGCCAGTGAGACGGGTTTTCCGGCTCCAAAGCAGCGGCTGATTCAAAGAACCTCACCGCCTCCTCCAGATCCTGATTACACACCGCAATCAATCCGCGAATATGCCCTTGCGTCGGTTTATCGCGAACATGGGATAATCCCTGCTCGTAAACCCTTGCCGCCTCTACAGGTTGTGCCATCAACTGCAAGATTTTCCCCAACCTCAAATACACCTCAACCACTTGAGGTTGTCGCTCAATAACCCGTCGATATTGCTCAATTGCCTGCTGCCAACTTCCCGTTTCATAGAGCAAATTAGCTAATTTTAATCGCTTTTTCCATCCTGATGGATATTTCTCAATATACTGACTTAACGTCTTCAGTTTCTGGTTAATTCGGATGGGCTTTTTCTCCAAAACTAAATAAACTGGAGTCTCCATTCCCGAAGGCTGAGAAATTACAGCGACAGATGAGACACTTTGACGAGGCATGTGGCAGTAAGATGATAACTAATGGGTGGATTAATAGACCTGATATTGTTTGCACTCGGAGCATCAGACAAACTACATTTATCGACCGAAGTCTGATGATTTACCCCATCTCTAGAAGAATGCAACACAGAATACTTTTGCCCAGATAAATAGTGCTTTAAACGTTTCCTAAGACACTCCTTAGCCTCCTGAATTCGTTTGTACGCATTATCCTGAGAAATCCCCAAATCTTGAGCAATATCAGCACAGGAAACCTGGTGGTAGTAACGCAAAATAAAAAGCTGGCGTAGTCGCTCAGGAAGCATATTGATTGCCTGAACAATTGACCGGGATAGCTCTTCAGAGAGCAGGGTAGATTCTGGAGAAGTATAACTGATGAGAAGAGAGTCCAGAGAAATTGTTGCGATCTCATCAATATTCTCCACACCTATTGCTCTACGACGAGCTTGTCGATACTTGTCTATACAAAGATTATGAGTTAAGCGAGTTAACCAAGCCTGGAGATTCGTAATTTTATGGGCGTAATCGGGCAATGTCTTTCTCGCTTTGAGCATCGCTAAACTGAGCGCATCTTCTGCTTCATGACGATCATTGTTTAGCCAACGCAGACAGTGAAAATAAAGATACTCTTGATGACTTTGCCAGAGCGGCCAAAAGGCATTCATATCGCCTTCAGAAAGATTCTGTAACAGCTTTTCTTCTTCTACACTATCCAGAACCTTATTTCCACTTCTAGACCCAGAAAATGTGTTGGAAATTAGTCTTTTTCTCTGCATTACTATAAACCAATTTCGAGTTGAACTGCATGATTTTTTTTGCTTGACGATTGCGTTTTAAACTCTTTTCGTCGTCGCTTTGCTGCTGTAATACGCAATCTTTGGCGACGAGATAACCCCAATTTTTGTAAACAGCGGCACATAGCGGTAGGACTCACCCCATTTCCTGTAGTCTGTGTAAATAATTCGCATAGCTCGACCAAGGTAGCATCTTGATGTTTTGCAACTAGATCTTTCACTTGTTCTTGAGCCTCAGCATTGCTGAGATAACTGAATTGGGGTTTTCCTCTGGGTTTGGGATCTACATTTCCTTCTGTTTTTTGTTGCTTGACCAATTTTTGAACGAGACTTCTACTAACGGAAAATCTGGCAGCAACTTCTCTAATTGAGCTTTTTTCTACCAAGTGAGCTTTGACAATTTTTTCTCGTAGATCCACTGAATAAGCTTTCATTGGTGATAAATTTTAATTCGGTTTTGTTGTTGTATTATACTGGGCATTGTACATCACAACAATAAATGTGACAGTCTAGAATCAAACAAGACTGGACTTGATCTCCAGTCTTCTGCACTCAATTTTTACGGTTGAAAGAATCTGCCCCAACCACTTCCTTGGCCCTCAACTGTCCAGCGATGTTCCATTTCATACTTACTGTAGATAGCACCATGGCCATTGTTAACTGGGCCGGTATAATTATCATTTAGAGAACCATAAGGATCATTAACAATAAAATCACCATTTTCAGTGCATCCCCGTACCACAATCATATGTCCTCCACCCGCAGGATTTTCAGTTGTCCCTCTATGCAAAATACCCAGTACCATTGGACGGCTAGCTGCGAGTTCTCGATACACATCATCAAAATCTAGATTGGTATTCCAAGTGCTAGAGAGACCGAAACTGGACAAAGCTTGCTCTTGAACTGTGTGATCAGTGGTATCTCCATATTCAAAAACAACTTTGATATAGATATCATCTCCATTTTTCCCAGGTAAAGTTCCTGGCCGAAAATATTCTAAGCACATGGCACAGGAAGAAGAATTACAGGTCCGTTGAGCATCTCGATAGTTATCCGTTTGAGGGAACCAAGGAACATCCAGTGAGATTTTTTTAGAGCCGACTGAAGAATGGGTAGAGATGACTTTTAAATCCGAGAAAATCTTCTTAGCTTTTTGATAGTAGTTTTTTCGATCTTCTAAACCATTGTAGCCCCCATTAACAACCCGTGTAATTTCTTCAACTGTTGCGCCGCGATCGCACAATTCATTCATACGGTTATTGTGCCACCAAAAACCAGCACTGGTAAATGGATAAGTCTGAGCTACATAATCACAACCCTCCATAACTTTGGCATCGCCGATGGCATCAGAAAAAGCTTGATAGTTACTCCGTCCCGTTAATTGGATAACACCAGCACCTTTATATTTTGGCCCATCTCCTGGCTGAACATTCCCTAAATCACCCCTTCCTTCTAAATATGAGCCATCATCAAGTTCTTTTAACCATTGAAGACCACCCGACTCGTGGGCAACTTGGCTGAGAAAGTGATTAATTCGCTCTGGCGTATTAATTTGATAAAGCTTCAAGCAATCATTGAGATCTTGAAGTTCTTGGAGGTAGATAGAATTGCCAAAAAAACTGTCAGCTTCTTCTTTCCTGATCGGGACTTGATCGCCATTTGAAGTAGAATAAGAACTGGATATAGTAGCCTCTTTAATAGAATTGTCAACCCATCCTTCCCAATGCTTTGCAAAAACATAAAATGTTCCAGAATTAGCGGCTAAGGTGACTTTAAGATATCCATTGTCTGATGGTTCAAGGCATTCATATCCATAGGACTTGCCTGCCAGAACATCGATCATCTGTCCTGGGCTTAAGTGAGAAGAATCTGCCGGATTTTTTTTGAGCTTTGTATTTACTTTTGCCGTGATTTTTTTCATTTTTGAGTCGTGCAAATAACTTAAGAGTTAAACGAATTCATACTATAAGTTGTGAAAAATAACTAGCAGTTTTATTCTTTTTGAATATTTATAGATCTAGAAGAATCAAGCTCTTCATCAGCATCTAAGGTCGTCAACGTTCCCGACAAAAATCCTAACAATGATCCGAGAACAACATTAAATGCTTGATTAGCTATATTGTTGACCTCTTTTATATTTTGCACTTCGGCCAGTATCATCTCCTCATATATCTGTAATTCTTCACTTGTCTCGATCTGATTCAATTGTTCAATATGTTCATTCCGAGAGGAAAAGTTATTGTTCTGAAAAAATGTTACAAATCCAGTGGAAGTCAACAAAAATGCATAAATAGATAGAATGATATACCAAATCGGTTGGCCAACTATATTTGGATCTATTGCTGCCTTTGTTTTGACTTCGTTGATTAGGTTATTAGAATATTCATCTTCATGTTCTGTATCAGTTGGTGGACGAGTAGATGGCTCGTTAGATTGGTTTTCCGAGATCACTTTTTTACCTCTTAGACATCAAAGTTGAAGATAAGAAAGAAACAATTGCACCCAAAATGAGATTAAATGACTGGGAGCTTAGGGAATTTGAAAATTGAGAAGATTCAGCATCGCTTTTTAGTAATCTTTTTACCAGCTTTTGCTTTTCATTATTACCATAATCTTTAACTATTTTCTCGAAATTTTCAGGGCTAGTCGTGAAATCATTATTATAAAAGAAGGTTGTATATCCAATCAAGGTAAATAAAAGTAAATAGGTTGTGAGAACCATATACCAAGTTGTGCTCATTCGACTACTCTTGATCCATTTTTTTAGATTTTTCATAGAATTAATATTTTTCAATATTTGCTAATCCTGAGATGCCATGAATTATCCGTTTTTAAGGAAAAACCTTAAAAATCTACGTTTTTTGATTGATCACTCGGAAATTGCATTGCTATTTATAAAGACGATACTTTAGCCTAATTTGTGAAATCTTTTTTCTCCTCCTATGAGATACTCCATAAATTCTATTGCTCATTCTTACAAGACGATATTCTAGATATATTTGTGAAATTCAATATTTTTTTCTGTTATGAAGTACAACACTCAATCTACTAACAAAACTCAAATAATGTTCCGATACTATTTGCAAGTCTTGATATTTCGTTCTGATAAAAGGTATTATTTTTCTACATATTTCAGGATTTTATTGCACCTCATAACAACGAAATTTACAGTGTTTTATTTATGATTTCCTGATAAACATTTTAAAAACTTATATGTTTCTATATCTCCCTTCTAAACCAATGAACGTTATAAAATATGTATAAATTATTGTAATACTTGTAACAATTATTTTTTGGTATGATTTTTTAAGGATCGACGAAATGGTGTTGATCAAGCACTGAATAATTAACTACTACATTCAAAAAAAAAATCTCCAATTCAGTGGGATCGCATCCATTGATTACATGAAGTTGCTTTTGGTATAAATCATGAAGACACCACAGGATTTAGCCGTTAACTGGGCTGAAAAATTTTCGCAATCAAATCACTCTGTAGATACAGAAATAGAGTTTTGGAATCAATGGCAGAAACATCAATCTTATCTGTATTTTTGTTGCCTCAAATGGATGAGGGGTAATGTTATGGATGCTGAAGATTTACTCTCCCAATCTATGCTTAAAGCTTGGGAAAAGACTGCAAATCATACTGGTAATTTCTATAACTTTAAGGCTTGGTTATACAAGCTGACATATCATTTATGTATTGATATCCAGCGCAAAAACAACCGGATACAAGGCAAGCTATCATACTGGTATAGTGGTGTAGAAACGAAGATGCTATACCCAATTCAACAAGATATTAAAATTCATCTTGAAAAAGATGAAGAAATGAAAGTTATCGAAGGTGCAATTGCAAAGTTGCCTCCTCGGATTCATCACACTTTTATCTTGCATTACTATGCTGAAATGTCTTATCAGGAGATTGCAGAGGAACAAAATATTTCCTATGCGAATGTCCGCAAACGTATTTCTCAGGCACGCTCGATCTTGAAGGCAGAATTGAGAGGTTATTTTCTCGATTGATCGATAGAAGATCCACCAGTTAGAAGAGGTCATTGCAAATGGAAAGCAGTGGAATGAAGCAAGCTCGACAACTTCGCTCATCCTAGTGATTGCTTCATTCTGATTGCAATGACCACTCCAATGAATAATACTATTTCTCTTTCATATTGCCATTCATTGATGATTCTTATCAGGTTTCATGTATCTTGTCAACCGTAGAGCTGCGGACTTTCGATTGAGGTTGATGGGTTTGTCATCCAAGTGGGGTATTTTAAACCCATTGGAACACCCTTAAATCAACGGATAAACCCCTTTTATGAGTACCGTATTTGTTTTTGAGGATAGCAGCGCCCAAAGAGCAGCGATCGCCCAATTACTGCGATCGGTTGGTTTTGAGATTTTAGAAGCTGGAGATGGACTTGATGCATTAAGCCAAATCCGCCAGCATTTGCCTGATGTGGTGGTTGCCGATATTATCTCTCCCCATCTCAATGGCTATCAACTCTGTTTAGCTCTGAAACGAGACCCCAAAACTCGCCATATTCCGGTTATTTTTTGCAGCGTCAAAAATGATGAACTCGATCGAGTGCGAGCACTCACTATTGCCGATGGTTATATTGCCAAACCGTTCCAACCTCCGGAACTGGTAGAAACCTTGATTAGCAAACTCCTAAAACAAGGAAAATCCTGTTTTCATCCTACCCCAGCCGATGATTGGACTGAAGCGGGGTTAATGTGGTTGCAGGATTTTGAGAATCAAGAATGGGCAGTGCAAGCCTTTGAAAAGGCCTTAGCCCTCGAACCGAACCATGATCTAGCGGGAAAACTCAAGGCTGTAGCCTTGGGAGAAGTCGAAAAATCCCGCCATTGTGAAGCTTGTCGCTACTACTATGGCGGGAGTCCCGGTGGCAATTTATTGGTTTGTGCGATTCACCCTCATGGTCCTAAATCGGACTGTTGTCGAGATTGGGAATCTAAGTACCACTGTTCGAGTAATGTCGCTTAGGCAGAACCGGAGATGTTTTCCATGATGCCTAACAGAGGAGGCGCTTTAGCCGCAGGAACATTGGGAATATAGAAGTTTCCAGAGTACAAGCGCGAGCGCTCTTGAGCAACCACGGTGAGAACTTCGCGGGTTTCTTCGGCGATCGCCGTGGTTTTAATGTCGTAGGTTTGGGTGGCGATTTTAGGATAGAGACCGATACCGATGATGGGGAGTAGGAGGCAGAAGGCGATCGCCACTTCGCGAGGTTTCGCATCCATCCAGCCATCAACGACAACCCCTGTTTCTTCACCGTAGAAGATATCGCGCATCATGGAGAGCAGATAGATAGGAGTCAGAATTAAACCCACAGCAGCTAAACCAATGACAACCACTTTGAAGCCAGAGGAATAAACATCACTGGTGGTGACACCCAGGAAGACACTCAGTTCTCCCACAAATCCACTCATTCCTGGAAGAGCCAAGGAAGCCATGGATGCAGCAGTGAATAGGGCGAACAGTTTGGGCATCGTTTGAGCCAGTCCGCTCATTTTTGCCAAAGCTAATGTATGAGTGCGTTCGTAGGTTACTCCAGCCAGGAAGAATAGAGCGGCTGCAATTAGCCCGTGGGAGAGCATTTGTAGCATGGCTCCGTTTAAGCCCAGTTCGTCGAAGGAGGCAATACCGATGAGGACAAAGCCCATGTGAGAGATAGAAGAACAAGCTAGGCGGCGCTTGAGGTCGCCTTGAGCAAAGGCATTAAATGCACCGTAAACAATGTTAACAATTCCCAGGATAACCAGGACGGGAGCAAAGTAAGCGTGGGCATGGGGTAGAGCTTCCAAGTTTAGACGGATGATGCCGTAACCTCCCATTTTCAGCAGCACTCCAGCCAGAATCATGGAGACGGGAGCGGAGGCTTGGGAGTGGGCATCAGGAAGCCAAGTGTGTAGAGGGAAGATAGGTAGTTTAACGCCGAAACCGATGATGAAGGCAGCGTAGGCGAGTAACTCAAAGGCTCTGGGATAGTGTTTGTTCGCTAAAGCGGTCATATCAAAGGTCACGGTGTCGCCGTAGAAGGCCATTGCTAAGGCCGCAACCAGGATGAAAATGGAGGCTAAAGCAGTATAGAGAATAAATTTAGTGGCAGCGTAGAGGCGCTTTTGTCCACCCCAGATGGAGATCAGAAGGTAGACGGGGACGAGTTCTAGCTCCCAGGTCAGGAAGAATAAAAGTAGATCTTGAGCTGCAAATACCGCAATTTGGGCACTGTACATGATCAGCAGTAGGCTGAAGAACAGTCTGGGGCGGTGGTTGACGTTCCAGGATGCGGCGATCGCCACGGTAGTGACTAGGGCACTCAGAGCGATCAGGGGCATGGACAAGCCATCTACAGCTAAAGACCAGTTGAGGCCGAGCTGGGGTATCCAGGGATAGGTTTCGGTCAGTTGAATGGTGGATTGTTGAAAGTTATAGTGGGAGCCGAACGCGTAGAGCGTCATTACGAGGTCTACTAAACCTACGCCTAGGGCATACCAACGAACGAGCTTGATCTGGCGATCGCCAATTAGGGGAATGGCTAGAGCCGCCACAAGGGGAAAAATTATGATTG
This genomic stretch from Roseofilum reptotaenium CS-1145 harbors:
- a CDS encoding class I SAM-dependent methyltransferase encodes the protein MTLTSLPVASLSDTALLTAAYRALESDRPDALFQDPYAQILAGERGQTLVQAMPGGTTGASGCAVRTAVMDELILQIIAAGKVDTLLNLGAGLDTRPYRLPLSATLSWSDCDEPAILNYKVKKLAAIQPRCLLESIALDVTDAVSRQRFFRAVGLVAKQALVLTEGLLIYLTPEQVAALATDLYAQSPFEWWLTDLASPHALRYFQNSINGAADSSQATLQFAPAAGTEFFEPYGWRAVESRSLLEEGQHLHREILPPSLLAQLQTPEDWETWRQMSSFVLLKRY
- a CDS encoding tetratricopeptide repeat protein produces the protein MPRQSVSSVAVISQPSGMETPVYLVLEKKPIRINQKLKTLSQYIEKYPSGWKKRLKLANLLYETGSWQQAIEQYRRVIERQPQVVEVYLRLGKILQLMAQPVEAARVYEQGLSHVRDKPTQGHIRGLIAVCNQDLEEAVRFFESAAALEPENPSHWLALGRVQMERNLAEVALQAYERILARYPDDIVAAIERYDALIALGNVGEARSQLNQLIELAPYDVRVLQRQDELH
- a CDS encoding RNA polymerase sigma factor, which translates into the protein MQRKRLISNTFSGSRSGNKVLDSVEEEKLLQNLSEGDMNAFWPLWQSHQEYLYFHCLRWLNNDRHEAEDALSLAMLKARKTLPDYAHKITNLQAWLTRLTHNLCIDKYRQARRRAIGVENIDEIATISLDSLLISYTSPESTLLSEELSRSIVQAINMLPERLRQLFILRYYHQVSCADIAQDLGISQDNAYKRIQEAKECLRKRLKHYLSGQKYSVLHSSRDGVNHQTSVDKCSLSDAPSANNIRSINPPISYHLTATCLVKVSHLSL
- a CDS encoding helix-turn-helix domain-containing protein codes for the protein MKAYSVDLREKIVKAHLVEKSSIREVAARFSVSRSLVQKLVKQQKTEGNVDPKPRGKPQFSYLSNAEAQEQVKDLVAKHQDATLVELCELFTQTTGNGVSPTAMCRCLQKLGLSRRQRLRITAAKRRRKEFKTQSSSKKNHAVQLEIGL
- a CDS encoding C39 family peptidase; amino-acid sequence: MKKITAKVNTKLKKNPADSSHLSPGQMIDVLAGKSYGYECLEPSDNGYLKVTLAANSGTFYVFAKHWEGWVDNSIKEATISSSYSTSNGDQVPIRKEEADSFFGNSIYLQELQDLNDCLKLYQINTPERINHFLSQVAHESGGLQWLKELDDGSYLEGRGDLGNVQPGDGPKYKGAGVIQLTGRSNYQAFSDAIGDAKVMEGCDYVAQTYPFTSAGFWWHNNRMNELCDRGATVEEITRVVNGGYNGLEDRKNYYQKAKKIFSDLKVISTHSSVGSKKISLDVPWFPQTDNYRDAQRTCNSSSCAMCLEYFRPGTLPGKNGDDIYIKVVFEYGDTTDHTVQEQALSSFGLSSTWNTNLDFDDVYRELAASRPMVLGILHRGTTENPAGGGHMIVVRGCTENGDFIVNDPYGSLNDNYTGPVNNGHGAIYSKYEMEHRWTVEGQGSGWGRFFQP
- a CDS encoding RNA polymerase sigma factor, which produces MKTPQDLAVNWAEKFSQSNHSVDTEIEFWNQWQKHQSYLYFCCLKWMRGNVMDAEDLLSQSMLKAWEKTANHTGNFYNFKAWLYKLTYHLCIDIQRKNNRIQGKLSYWYSGVETKMLYPIQQDIKIHLEKDEEMKVIEGAIAKLPPRIHHTFILHYYAEMSYQEIAEEQNISYANVRKRISQARSILKAELRGYFLD
- a CDS encoding response regulator, which translates into the protein MSTVFVFEDSSAQRAAIAQLLRSVGFEILEAGDGLDALSQIRQHLPDVVVADIISPHLNGYQLCLALKRDPKTRHIPVIFCSVKNDELDRVRALTIADGYIAKPFQPPELVETLISKLLKQGKSCFHPTPADDWTEAGLMWLQDFENQEWAVQAFEKALALEPNHDLAGKLKAVALGEVEKSRHCEACRYYYGGSPGGNLLVCAIHPHGPKSDCCRDWESKYHCSSNVA
- a CDS encoding NAD(P)H-quinone oxidoreductase subunit 4, which produces MFGNSFPWLSAIIIFPLVAALAIPLIGDRQIKLVRWYALGVGLVDLVMTLYAFGSHYNFQQSTIQLTETYPWIPQLGLNWSLAVDGLSMPLIALSALVTTVAIAASWNVNHRPRLFFSLLLIMYSAQIAVFAAQDLLLFFLTWELELVPVYLLISIWGGQKRLYAATKFILYTALASIFILVAALAMAFYGDTVTFDMTALANKHYPRAFELLAYAAFIIGFGVKLPIFPLHTWLPDAHSQASAPVSMILAGVLLKMGGYGIIRLNLEALPHAHAYFAPVLVILGIVNIVYGAFNAFAQGDLKRRLACSSISHMGFVLIGIASFDELGLNGAMLQMLSHGLIAAALFFLAGVTYERTHTLALAKMSGLAQTMPKLFALFTAASMASLALPGMSGFVGELSVFLGVTTSDVYSSGFKVVVIGLAAVGLILTPIYLLSMMRDIFYGEETGVVVDGWMDAKPREVAIAFCLLLPIIGIGLYPKIATQTYDIKTTAIAEETREVLTVVAQERSRLYSGNFYIPNVPAAKAPPLLGIMENISGSA